One genomic region from Thermoanaerobaculum aquaticum encodes:
- a CDS encoding CRISPR-associated endonuclease Cas3'' has translation MKLPQQLSNDLFAHAAKDQAQRHRLVDHLRAVAEYAGNFAETFGAGAWGYLVGLWHDVGKASEAFQAYLKAAQEDYHQGEIRGSVDHSS, from the coding sequence ATGAAGCTCCCACAGCAATTATCGAATGACCTCTTCGCCCACGCTGCCAAAGACCAAGCCCAACGGCACAGACTCGTTGATCACCTGCGGGCAGTAGCAGAATACGCCGGGAACTTCGCCGAGACCTTTGGCGCCGGTGCTTGGGGGTATTTGGTTGGTTTGTGGCACGACGTGGGAAAGGCATCGGAGGCTTTTCAGGCCTACCTCAAAGCCGCACAAGAGGATTACCACCAAGGAGAAATCCGCGGCTCGGTTGACCACTCCTC